Part of the Kineococcus aurantiacus genome, TCGTGCCCGTCGTGGGGCTGCGCCGGCTGCCGGCCCGCCCGGTCCCCGACCCCGCCGTCGACCGGACCCCGGCGGCCCCCGTGCGCCAGCTCGTGAGGACCCTGCGGGGGCTGCGGCACCACCCGCAGGTGCTGCGCTTCCTGCTGGCCTACCTGGTCTTCAACGACGGCATCCAGACCGTCGTGGCCGCCTCCAGCGTCTACGGCCAGGAGGAGCTGGGCTTCTCGTCGGCGCAGCTGCTGACCACCGTGCTGCTCGTGCAAGCCGTGGCCTTCCTCGGCGCGCTCGCCTTCGGCCGCCTCGCGGGCCGGTTCGGGGCCAAGCGCACGGTCCTGGGGGGTCTGGTGCTGTGGATCGTCGTCGTGCTGGCCGCCTTCGCCGTCCCGCGCGGGGCGTTCACGACGTGGCTGGCCCTGGCGGTCCTCATCGGGGTGGTGCTGGGCGGCACGCAGGCGCTGTCGCGCTCGCTGTTCAGCCGGCTGGTGCCGGCCGGGGCCGAGGCGGAGTACTTCAGCCTCTACCAGGCCGGTGAGCGCGGGACGAGCTGGCTGGGGACGCTGGTGTTCGGGCTGGTGGCGCAGCTGACCGGTTCGTACCGCCCGGCGCTGGTGGCGCTGCTCGCCTTCTTCGTCGTGGGCGCCGTGCTGCTGGTCCGGGTCGACGTGGACGCCGGAGTTCAGCAGGCACGGTCAGGTACCGATCCAGTACGCTGAGTAATCAACCAACCTCGCTGCGCACACGACCTCCACACCTCGGGGCGGTCGGACGCGGAACAGCGGGGATCGTCACGGCGTTCAACCACCAGGTCCCTTCCACTCCCCCGGAACCGCGGGGAGTCGCCGTGCGGAGGGGACGGTGGGGAGGTTCACATGAGCGAGCGCAACCTGCGAGGGTCCCGCCTCGGCGGCGCCAGCCTCGAGAGCGAGTCCGGCGTCGAGCCGGCTGAGCGGCAGCAGGTCACGTACCACTGCCCGAACGGTCACACCATCACGGTGCCCATGTCCGTGGAGGCCGACGTGCCCCCGCTGTGGGAGTGCCGTTGCGGCGCCGAGGCGCTGCGGGCCGACACCGACGCACCGGAGAAGAAGGCCGGCAAACCGGCGCGCACGCACTGGGACATG contains:
- a CDS encoding MFS transporter; this translates as MGAVSTTDATLRRARRSWYVYDWANSAFVTTTQTVLLAPYLTVVARRAACPGASEGCTATLSVLGVPVAPGSLALYTTTAATLLSALLLPFVGALADRTRHRHRLLGSFAWVGAGAATAMVAVGGDRWWLGVVLALVAVVSLTLSLVVNDALLVDVSGPAERDAVSSRGWAAGYLGGFLLLGLNLLLVSSPATFGLSAEWAVRVSLASAGLWWGLFTIVPVVGLRRLPARPVPDPAVDRTPAAPVRQLVRTLRGLRHHPQVLRFLLAYLVFNDGIQTVVAASSVYGQEELGFSSAQLLTTVLLVQAVAFLGALAFGRLAGRFGAKRTVLGGLVLWIVVVLAAFAVPRGAFTTWLALAVLIGVVLGGTQALSRSLFSRLVPAGAEAEYFSLYQAGERGTSWLGTLVFGLVAQLTGSYRPALVALLAFFVVGAVLLVRVDVDAGVQQARSGTDPVR
- a CDS encoding RNA polymerase-binding protein RbpA, whose protein sequence is MSERNLRGSRLGGASLESESGVEPAERQQVTYHCPNGHTITVPMSVEADVPPLWECRCGAEALRADTDAPEKKAGKPARTHWDMLLERRTIAELEVLLDERLELLRSRELIKRSA